A portion of the Cryptomeria japonica chromosome 5, Sugi_1.0, whole genome shotgun sequence genome contains these proteins:
- the LOC131876394 gene encoding abscisic stress-ripening protein 5-like yields the protein MSEEHQHHLFHHKKDEEVSGDADNSAYVEQTTGEYGGEDKYEKARKEEKHHKHLEEGGELGTAAAGGFAMYEKHEAKKDPEKAHRHKIEEEIAGGAAVGGGVAVFHEHHEKKEDKKEEEEAHGKKHHHLF from the exons ATGTCTGAGGAGCATCAGCATCATCTGTTTCACCACAAGAAAGATGAGGAGGTGAGCGGCGATGCAGATAACAGTGCTTATGTAGAGCAGACGACTGGTGAATATGGGGGTGAAGACAAGTATGAAAAGGCGAGAAAGGAGGAAAAACACCACAAGCATCTGGAGGAAGGTGGTGAACTTGGAACCGCCGCCGCTGGAGGATTTGCGATG TATGAGAAGCACGAAGCAAAGAAAGATCCAGAGAAAGCTCACAGGCACAAGATAGAGGAGGAGATTGCTGGAGGCGCTGCTGTGGGCGGTGGTGTAGCTGTATTCCATGAACACCATGAGAAGAAGGAagataagaaagaagaagaggaagcccATGGCAAGAAgcatcaccatctcttttga